The stretch of DNA AGCGAACATGGGAACACAGTTTGAACATGTCCTCCATCTCCTCAGGTGTAGTGGGGATCAGCGGGATGTTCAGGGTGTAATTGCTGTGCTCCAGGTCCTGCAGATGATTGTCAAATTTGGTCTCACATGGATGCCGtattcctgcaaaaaaaaaaaaaaaaaaaaagtgctccgttatttaaaaaaaaaaaattatgtgaaatgtcagaaacagtgagtgattttggacatGAAATTAATTTATACTGTATAAATCTGTTTGCTGTTAAAGAGGTACTATTAAATCTCCAGAGACCCTTAGTTCTCATACATTTTGGCTTTTCTACACCTTAAACTTCATTAACATGCTGCTCCTGCTCAATAACGTGTGACTGTGTTATGTCATAAAATGAACCCATTGTCCGCACATGAGGACATActtaaaaaagcaaacacacacaaaaaaccctcTCTGTAAAGAGGAAGCTTAGATTTTATATTGACTGACCCCAAATAgttaggagaaattaaaaatctaTCCTAAGTCTATTCTAAACCTATCCTAGGTCTCAGGAGGTTCATACTGATTTAAGCTGAGGGATTTGGTCAGCCTTTTACATTCTGATGTGTAAAATCACAACAATTTAACATTAAATTGAAAcaattaaaaatctaaaatcacCAAGTGTAAATTTATTAAGGCTGACATTATTTGGTAAAAAATGAAATCCATGTAAAACAATATGAAACTTTACAGGACATAGAATGTAATGTTATGTAGTATTGAGCTAGACCTTTCATCCCTTGTCAATGGACCAGGGCACCACTGCGCTAAATAAATTAACCGGCTACTTTTTAAAGATTAATTTAACAGATTTAATTGCTCAAGGTAAACAAGTAACAGTTCTTAATTTAGCTTAAGTTTTTTATAAGCATGTTTGTGACTAATCTTTTAATAGTATTAAAGTGTGAAAAAAGGAGTGCTGTTATAGATtttagatgaggattttgtttgttaatgAAGTGAGTATAGAGCTTTTAAAGCATAGTATGTTATTACGTTTCCCCTATTCTGAACAAAATGAGGTAAACAGTAACCCACTGCTTGTAAAATGTTTGGATTGTCAGGGCACTGCTCTTCTGATGGATCTAAATATAAAGCACAGATTTGCTAACACATTGCAACGTCATCATTTCCCTGAAACTTTGAAGAGCTACCTCAAAAGACATGTGAGTGCCtgtttaaagttaaaaatattCACTCTTTTCTGCATCCAGCCTCTCTTTGGACAAAGCACAAAAAGCTCATTGATGGTGGTTtacacagaggaacacacacagatgtgtttCCACGACTTCAGAGGACAGGGAATTGATTTTAATTTCCCAAAGAATTACCCCAAACCTAAGCACTCATTACCTAAACAAGTCTTCATtctaaaatgtagtttttatcaCCATATTAGAACTGAGTCTCCACAGTGTGACCTTGTCAACAGACTGATGCCATCACATTAGACAAGTGgggacacacccacacacacacgcacacacccacacacacagactgaccgTCTGGACAAATGAGAGTCATGCTGCAGATTTCTGAGGGATAGCAGGCTGCGTAAACCCCGGCCACGTTTCCCCCCATGCCGGTTCCAACCAGATGGAACTGTTTCCTGTTTAAGTGGATGGTTTCCACAAACTGAGAAGaatgaaagacaaaaacagattttcagTTGAATGATTTCAGTACCTGACAAATGGACCAACAGATTTAAAAGCTATCTCTTCTGTGCACCTGATGGATCCTTCTGACCTGCCCCTGAATGGAATAATCATCTGTGTTAGTTCGTGTTGTCCCCTCATGGCCAGGCAtgtccacacacacaatatgcagatgttttggcagaTACTGGAGCAGCAGAAGACAAAAAGGAATGCTTAATTTAATTAATATGTTAAATACATGGAATCCAAGAAAGGCTTTTCCAAGAAGAATATAATATAAGaagcaaagtattttttaagaTCATCTCCAATTAAAgtttaaattgaaataaattCCAAATGTAAATGGGAGAACCCTTTCTCTTGGATCATGTGACTGATAGGCTATAACCTGATTGGATCGATGTCTGACTGAAAGCTCATATTTAGCAtttctttgaaaaaaatgtattagttACATTTAATAAGCTGAGTATTAGCCCCATGAGCTCACAGGAAGCAAAGTGTAATGTTTAGTGTTACCCAAACCTTGACAACAGTGAGCCATGTATCTTTGTGAGCGGAGAAGCCGTGCAGCATTAAGATGGAAGGTCTCATCCCAGGCTTTCCTCTGTAGGAGTAACAGAAGCGATAACCACCACAGTCCGCATAGCGCACCTGCAGGCCCAAAGTCCTCCTCCAGTACCTGAAGACAAGCATGGTACTATATCTGAGCTAGTGAGACTCAGCTACACTGAAATTCAAATTTGGGCTTTCTTCAAGTTATTGAAATGTGTTAAAGGATTCATGTTGAGGCAGATTCTTCTTCTTGAGCTTTATAATTAAAAGTGACTTGTTTTTTCTTACATTAtatgaacacaaaaacattaatttatttttaaacatttacaacTCCCTGTGTATAGT from Archocentrus centrarchus isolate MPI-CPG fArcCen1 chromosome 7, fArcCen1, whole genome shotgun sequence encodes:
- the abhd6b gene encoding monoacylglycerol lipase ABHD6b isoform X1 — encoded protein: MAADLDVVNLFIIAGGTLAIPILAFLASFLLWPAALIKVYYWYWRRTLGLQVRYADCGGYRFCYSYRGKPGMRPSILMLHGFSAHKDTWLTVVKYLPKHLHIVCVDMPGHEGTTRTNTDDYSIQGQVRRIHQFVETIHLNRKQFHLVGTGMGGNVAGVYAACYPSEICSMTLICPDGIRHPCETKFDNHLQDLEHSNYTLNIPLIPTTPEEMEDMFKLCSHVRFKIPQQILQGLVDVREPHNTFYQEVFMEIVGEKSRYALQEHLHLITAPLQVIWGKQDQVVDVSGATVIAEMLPGSRVDLLENCGHSVAMERPSRTAKLILEFIILQQNARSGTKKAS